The region TGCTCAGCAAAACCCCCAAATGATGCAGGTGGCAGGGGATATTGTAATGAAGTCCTTGGATGTGCCTTATGCTGACAAGATAGCTGAACGTATGGCTAAAATGCTGCCACCTCAATTGCAGGACGAAAAGCCAGGCGATATTCCACCACAAGTTAAGCAAGCTATGGACATGGCCTCACAACATATCCAGCAGCAAGACCAAGTAATAGGACAGATGCAGCAAGAACTGCAAAAGTACAAGGAAGAAGACGAACACAAGGACTTAGAACTACAGATTAAAGCCTATCAAGCTGAAACCGACCGCATGGCTAAGATGGCAGTAGCTGCGACTCCTGAGCAGATTCAGGCAGTAGTAATGCAGACTCTACAGCAAATGCTGGCACAGCCTCCTATCTATGAGACTGCCACATCCGAAGCACAAGAACAGCCACAAATGCAATTAATGCCTCAAGATATACCACAGCCTATGCCGCAAGATCAAGGAATGCCGCAAGGTGGAATGACCCCGCAACCACCTGTAAGTTAAAGGTTGTTGCAAAAATGTCACAGTAGTGATACAGTGAGCGCACTGACCGCAAGTCAGGTTTGGAATGTACTGTCGAGAAGATAGAACAGTCCCATAGTGCCGAAAGGCCGACGGAGTTTAAAAAATGTCAGATAATGACCCAGTAGTTGAAGTAACGGAAGCTGCACCCGTAGAGGAATCTAAAGAACCAGCGCCAGCCCCTGACGAGACGCCGAAATCAGAGGACGAACAAGCCAAGGCGGAAGTCGAAGAAGAGCGAAAGTTAACCCAAAAAGAGGTTGATGAGGCGATTCAGAAACGACTAGCACGAGAATCCCGAAAACTGGAAAGGCAGATACGCGCCGAAATTGAGAACAAGTACCTCAAGGAACAACTTGAATCTCAACAACAGCGCAGAGAACCTGAACAGTCAAGCGGAGAACCAAAGCCAGAGCATTTTAAGACGTACGAAGAATACATCGACAAGCTGACTGATTGGAAGGTTGACCAGAAGCTAGCCCAAGCGCAACAAAAGACTGCGCAACAACGGGATGCAGAAGCTCAACAAGAATATGAGGCAACAGCAGGCGAGAAACTTCGTAAAGGCATAGATAAGTTTGATGACTATGAAGAGGTTGTAGAGAGCATACCTGCGCAATATATCACAGTCCCAATGACACAAGCCATTGCGGAATCTGATGCAGCAGCAGCAATTGCATATTACCTTGGAAATAATCACAAAGAAGCTGCCGAAATCGCACGAATGACACCTGTTCAACAGGTCAAAGCGATAGACCGTCTAGAAGCAAAGCTAAAGGCTCCTCCGCAAGTAAGTAAAGCGCCCCCTCCGGCTGATATAACTGGTAAGGGCAGAGCAAAATCAGAACCTGATTTGTCGAAAATGTCCGTATCTGAATATGCGGAATACCGTGCCAAAAATGGCGCTCGATGGGCTAGGTAATTTAACTTTTGAAAGGAATTTAGCATGTCTAATACTCTTGTAACGTGTAGTATCATTTCTCGTGAAGTTTTGGCTATCCTCAAGAACTCCAACAAGTTCATGAAGGGTGTTAATCGTACTTGGGAAGATGAATTCGCTGGCAATCAATCTCGTGGTTATTCACCCGGCGCTACCATCAACATCAAAAAGCCTCCTCGTTATACCTATCGCGCTGGTCGTGTGGCAGTGCCTCAAGCTACTACCGAGACCACTGTACCGTTGACAGTTAGCCAAGGCGGTACTGATTTGAACTTCAACACTGTTGAGCGTAGTTTGTACCTGCAACAAGTTGAGAAAAAGATTGAAGCCGCTGCCGCTGCTGTAATCAACGAAATCGACCGCCAAGGTATGCAGATGGCTCATGATAACGTGTTCAACCTGATTAACTCCGCTGGTACTATCCCAGCCACTCAACTGGCACAGACTCAAATCTTCACCGATGCAGGTCGTCGCTTGAATGAAATGGCTGCTCCAGATGATGCTAATCGTTACATGACTCTTAACCCTGCTATGAACGGCGCAGCTGTTTCTGGCTTGGCTGGCCTGTTTAACCCAGGTTCCAAAATCTCTAGCCAGTATAGCTCTGGTCAGATGCTGGATGCTTTGGGCTTCAAAATTAGCATGGATCAAAACGCTGTAGGTCATACTAACGGCGCTGCAACTGCTACTAACATTAACGCCGTTGGCATTACAGGTTCTAATATCACTGTAGTAGCAGTTGCTGCTGGTACTTTGACAAAGGGTACTATTATTACCCTGCCTGGTGTTTATGCTGTAAACCCACAGAGCCGCCAGTCAACAGGTGTATTGATGGATTTCGTAGTGACTGCTGATGTTGCTCAAGGTGCCACCACAATCCCTGTAAGCCCAGCTCTGGTAACTTCTGGCCCATTCCAAAACGTGACTGCTTCTCCAACTAACGGCTCTCCGTATGTTATTCGTGGTGCAGCATCGACTGCTTACGGCACATCGTATGCTTTCCATGAGGATGCGTTCACTCTGGCGATGGTTCCAATGTGGACTCCTCCAGGTAACAAGGGAGTGGTTGATGTGTCGCAACTGTCTGAAGATGGCTTCACTGTTAAGTCTACAACCTTCTACGATGGTGTGAATGATAACTACATCACCCGTCTGGACGTGCTGTACGGTTGGGCTGCTACTTATCCAGAACTGGCCGTGAAGGTATATAACGTTTAATGATTAATAGGGAGGGGAAACTCTCCCTAATATCGAAAGGATAAATCATGGCAGTTCTATTAAATAGCAGTCTTGGTTATAAAGGCTATCTCCCAAGCACGGTAATTAATTTGCCTGTAGCTGAAGAAGCAGCCCTTGTAGCTCAGAATCTTGCCACGGCTTCAACAGTGGCCTCTACAACAACAGGTAACGTAGTTGCTAACGTGCCACAAGGTATCTGCGCATTTGCCGCTGGTGCTGGGTCGCTCACAATCACTAATAGTCTTGTAAACGCTTCGTCTATCATCACTGCTTATATCTCTCAAGCGTCTGCTGATGGTACATTGCTTTATATCGCTCGTATTGTGGCTGCTGCTGGTTCGTTTACGATTTACGGTAACACAACTGCTACAGCAACCACTCTGGTTGCGTGGAAAGTTGAGCCACAAGGTCAATCTGGCCCACAATAATCGAAAGGATTAAATCATGTCAGTTACACTTCTCCGCCCATATGGTAATTTTGCAACTGGTGCCGTAGTAACGCTTCCAAGTTCCACAGAATCGGCGCTTATTGCTCAAGGTCTTGCTACCGCTGCTGGCACAACTTCACAGCCTTCTATCTACGGTGGGCCTGATCAATTTACAACCCAAGGAGGTAACATCTCATCTCAGCCGAATGCTGGGTATGGTGTTCCTACTTACTATCAAGGCCCATTGGTATGCGCTAATGCTGCGTTGGGAGTGGTCGCTTTGACCGCACTTGGCACATCATCTGCTCATACTGCTGGAACCATGAACCTATCAGAAATATATGTCCCTTACCTCCAGACATGGACTGGTATCGGCGTATTGAACGGTACAACCACAGTCGGTACTGATAATATGTTGGTAGCTCTGTATGGTTCAGATGGTGCTTTGCTGGCTAACTCTGCTGTAGCTGGTACTTTGTCGGCAACTGTGTCAGTGTTCCAGAATCGTGCATTTACCGCTCCTATTACTCTGGTTCCAGGCCGTTATTTCCTTGGCGTTCAGTCTAACGGTACTACCGCTACGACTAACAAATTTGTAGTTGCTAATGGTTCCAATGTGATGACTGGTGCTGTTGCTGGTACTTTCGGTACAATCCCGGCAACAATTACACCTCCATCGACATTCACAACGGCCCAAGGCTGCGTGGCTCAGTTGTACGTGTAATCTGTTTCATCATAGCCCTTTTAACGAGGGGCTATCTTAAAGCTGATTAAAGGAGCGTCAAATGGCTACAGCACAAGATATTTGTACATTCGCATTAAGCTCAATTCTTAACGATGACGCATCATCAACTCCAGCTAGTTCAGATTTGAATCTTGCATTGTCTACTCTGACATACCTGATGGATTATTGGCAGCTTGACCCACAAACCACCATCGGCTTGAGGG is a window of Elusimicrobiota bacterium DNA encoding:
- a CDS encoding P22 phage major capsid protein family protein is translated as MSNTLVTCSIISREVLAILKNSNKFMKGVNRTWEDEFAGNQSRGYSPGATINIKKPPRYTYRAGRVAVPQATTETTVPLTVSQGGTDLNFNTVERSLYLQQVEKKIEAAAAAVINEIDRQGMQMAHDNVFNLINSAGTIPATQLAQTQIFTDAGRRLNEMAAPDDANRYMTLNPAMNGAAVSGLAGLFNPGSKISSQYSSGQMLDALGFKISMDQNAVGHTNGAATATNINAVGITGSNITVVAVAAGTLTKGTIITLPGVYAVNPQSRQSTGVLMDFVVTADVAQGATTIPVSPALVTSGPFQNVTASPTNGSPYVIRGAASTAYGTSYAFHEDAFTLAMVPMWTPPGNKGVVDVSQLSEDGFTVKSTTFYDGVNDNYITRLDVLYGWAATYPELAVKVYNV